In the genome of Odocoileus virginianus isolate 20LAN1187 ecotype Illinois chromosome 17, Ovbor_1.2, whole genome shotgun sequence, the window gctcagtcgtatctgactctgtgaccccgtggactgcagcatgccaggcttcactgtccttcactatctctcggagtttgctcagactcatgtccactgagtctatgatgccatgcaaccatcttgtcctctgttacccccttctcctcctgccccctatctttcccagcatttcccttataaatataaatatctcttACTGAAAGTTAGCATTAACTGGTTTTCAGAGCTTTTCAACGTccattgtttcttaaaaataatcagcatAAAATAATCCTTAACCCAAAGAGACATATTTTGTGTGGCATATTCtactcccctccccccgccacagAAATGCACCTGGAAACCCATGGAGAGGACTCAGGGATCACCTGCTGAAATGATGGAGAACCCCGTAGCATGTTCGCCCATCAGCTGCTGTGTGTCCACACCACGCACACCCAGGGAAAGGTGTCTGTGGAGCCTGCAGTGGACGGGGACTGAGACTCGGTGTCTGCAGTTCCCCAGCTGTTATTTGATAAACAGAGAAAGTCTTAAGACCCTGAGTGCTTGCTGACATCCGTGTGCAACCTCTGGACTGTCCTTTGGAGCTCATACTGCAGCGTGCCAGGGGTCACCCAAGAATCTGACCCCGGTCCAGACATGCACTGTGGCCGAGTAGGCTGTGCCTTTGGCCTGTAAGATGGTGACTATCTCCTGTTCTTTTTCTGCTCATCCTGGTATGGCCTCTCTCACTTGGCCATTTTGTTCCATGATCGCCAGGCCTTTGTTTAGGGATGGTGAGGGGATGCAGGCAGCAAAGGTTCAGAGGTGGTTCTGGAGCCCAGGTGGGCAGAGAGCCACGTCCACTCTTCCTGAGGCTTTGCCTGTCCCGGGGGCATCCCCGTGGCTCCTCTGCAGGTGAACCAAGGCAGTGACCAGTCCCTGCGTGCAGGCCTTGCCTCCTTGCACCCTTTCCCTGACGCTGTCAGCAGTAGGGAACTGACAACCTTTCTTTGGCACCAGTTAGCTCCCAGGCTCGGTCCCAAGGAGAAACTCTGGGTGGCGGACATCATCCTTTTTCTAATGGACCAAATGAGAGAACGGAGGCATGGACAGGTGAGGGGCACACACCTCAATCCACGGGGTGCTGAGAGTCCGACCAGGGGCTGGACTTCAGCATCTGTATTTGGTCACTCAGAGCCTCTGCAGACAGACCCCAAAGCTGCCGCACGTGCATGATGCTGGAGAACGTGGCGGGTGGGGTTGTCTTCAGTCATAGGGATAGCACTTGGATTCTGACTATTGAACCCTTTCTTGTAGACTCGGTCTAGATGTAGTTGGCTGAACACGGGAAAAAACTTGGGCTTAATCAGACTCGACCTGCTTTTGAGGGAAAGGCAGAAGAAGTTGAAAGCCAGGCCCTCTTTAATCCTCCATCGAATTAGCCTGATGACAGGGCTACCTTCATCTAAGTGGTAAATGGGCAAAGTGGGTCAATCCAGCTTTAGCTTAAGCTGGGGCTGGTTGCAGGGTTGCGGGGCCACCCCCCATCAGGGAGACGCCCGCTTCCTCTAACTCGCTGTGAAGGAGTCTGTTGCTCTTTTCTGGCTCATGTGATAGAGTTTATATCATCATTTCTGTAAACATCTTCATAAAGCAATTTGGGTCTCAGTAGATTAGGGATGGCTTGAAGCTGGACGTTTAGAACATCCtgagtgttagctgctcagtcacgtccgactctctgcgaccccatggactgcagcctgccagactttcctgtcctccactatctcctggagtttgctcaagttctgCCTGTGTAGTTACATTTAAATTACGtggcaataaataaatatcatacaagtctctctctctttaaaaatatttattattaatttatttattttggttgtacCGGGTCTTTTTGTGGCATGTGaacattccctgaccagggttcaagcccaggacccctgcattggcagcgaggagtgagtcttagccactggaccaccagggaagtccctgtctcttttttaattacttatttttaattggaggatagttgctttacaatattgtgttggtttctgccatgtatcaacatgaatcagctctaGGTATTCACATGTCCCTTCCcgcttgaacctccctctcacctcccaccccatccacctctctaggttgtcacagagcattgaatttgagctccctgcatcatacaccAGGGATCTATAAAAATTAGATTTCCACCAGCTATCTATAAAAAATGGAATCTGAAGTAGTTTTGGAGGCTTCTAGAGTTGTGTCTCAGCACATTCTCTCTTCGCATCAGTTTATACTTCATCTGACTCCTCCGGATTTTTTGGCAGCTATGTGCCTCAAGGCCTTCAGGGTTGTTTTTCATGGTGAAGGCATTTGGTCGGTGATCACTGTGACGATGCTAGTATACCCTGACTGGCTCAGGGGACATTTTCGTTCCCGTGTCCACTGGGCTTTTGTCCCAACATGATAAGCACAGCAGAGCAGGATAGGGAGGATGTGTGGATGCCAAAATCTCCAGGAGCCCCAGGTGATATTATTTTGAAAGGCACATACCCAGAGGTGAGAGGTCTCTGTGTTCTGAAGTCAGATATTCGGGGCTATCTAAAAGCTGGATACCCCCCAAAATAAGGGAGAGACACCCAGGAGAAGATCTCAGAGAAGGTCGAATCTTACTCCTTCTACTCTAAAGTGCCTTTCCATCTTAGGTGGAGAGCATCTGGCCTCCGACCTTCAGATAGGACATACCTGTATCTCTCAGCTGTGAAATtcgacttgctttttttttttttttttatgtttctacAAACTGAAATTAGATGGAGCTAGGATTAGAAGTGCTGACATTGCAGCTCCATGCTCagtgatgacctaaaggggtgggatggggggatcGGTGGGAAGGAGTCGGAAGaggaaagggatatatgtatacatatggctgattcatgggtgttgtacagcagaaattaacatattgtaaagcagttaccctccaattaaaaaataaatcagaaaaaaaaagcaagaatagcaaaaaaaaaaaaaaaagtattgctaCTGAGACGTGTGGCCAAAGAGCTGTGACCTCTGACCCGCCCTGGTCTGTTTGCTCGCGCAGGGACCTGATGCCGAGGACCCTGGACGGCCAGATCACCATGGAGAAGACGCCCAGCTACTTCGTGACGCGCGAGGCGCCCGCGCGCATCTCGGCCATGTCCAAGGACACCAAGCTCCTGGTGGTGGTGCGCGACCCGGTGACCCGGGCCGTGTCGGACTACACGCAGACGCTCTCCAAGCGGCCCGACATCCCCAGCTTCGAGAGCCTGGCCTTCCGGAACCGCTCGGCGGGCCTGGTGGACCGCTCGTGGAGCGCCATCCAGATCGGCCTGTACGCGGAGCACCTGGAGCGCTGGCTGCGCCACTTCCCCGCCCGCCAGATGCTCTTCGTGAGCGGCGAGCGCCTGGTGCGCGACCCGGCCGGCGAGCTGGGCCGCGTGCAGGACTTCCTGGGCCTCAAGCGCATCATCTCGGACAAGCACTTCTACTTCAACCAGACCAAGGGCTTCCCCTGCCTCAAGAAGGCGGAGGGCAGCGGCCGCCCCCACTGCCTGGGCAAGACCAAGGGCAGACCCCACCCCGAGATCGACGCGCAGGTGCTGCGGCAGCTGCGGGATTTCTACCGGCCCTTCAACCGCAAGTTCTACCAGATGACGGGCCACGACTTCGGCTGGGACTGATGGCACTCCCTTGGGCTTAGGAAATATTGAGAGAgattatatgtatgtaaaatgtacagaaatctattttataataatttatttttaattcataagcAATTAATTCACTAAGCTGCCTAGCCACACTCTTTTAAGAGAGTCACGTAATCTGTTAACATTCCAAAGTGTTTTCTAATATTTCCTTCTTGTCCTCGAAATGGATggtgcttccattttttttttcctttgagttttcTTTCTACCCAttgtatttaaagaaaagaaaagcacaacTTGAGATTTTTGTTGTTACGGGTATGCAGCCTTCGATCGCTGTCTGGATGCATTTGCCATCTCCTTGTTCTGAAACTCCGGTCTCCCTGGCTGCCTGGCCACCTCTGGGAGCTCTGAGGTGACAGACCGCCACATGGCAGCTTCCTCGGCCGCTTTCTGACACGTCCAAGGGCGCAGACTCCAGACCACAGTGCTAggtccacccccccacccccacccccccaagtcCACTCAGCGCTCGGGAGAATCACTACCTTGGCTGGGACATCCACATCCTCTTAGAGTCTGCTGGTGAGGGGATCAAGGTCATGAACTTTAGCTTTTGATTTTGAAGGCTGCCCCCTTGCCTCCTCTTCTGCCCCATCCCCAGTTCATCAGCCGGCTTGAAGTGTATGCAGATGTCAGTCCCCTCCCCTGACTTTCCCAGGTCCTGTGCTTGGCTGCTGCTTTAGAAATAAAGATGTTCCCTTCTAATTTGCATGCGAGTGCATCCTGCGTGCTCCGTTCTCAGGCAGACAATTTCTGCCTTAACACACCAAAGAATCCCCCCGGCTAGCAGAACGACCAGCACAAACCAGGGGTGCTGGGCGTCGAGACCTGAAGGGGTCAGGTGCCTCCCCTCCTGACTCCACCAAGATGCCAGGACCAGCCCCTGTTTGGGGTCTGGAATTCCTCTCCCTGGAATTTCTAGCTCATCTCAGACAACATGGTCTGTAGCCAACAGCCAGACAGAACCAGGAGTGGCTCTTATAAAAAGAGACTGGGAACACTGGCCCCGTGTCACCTGTGACGCTCGAGCCTGGGCTGTCTCTTGTTCTAGCCAGGCCCTGGCAGGAGAGGTACCAGCCTTGTAGCTGCTGATGTGGAATGctctcctctgcttctctctggaGGGAGCGGTGAGGTGGGAAGGCCGGGGGAGTCACTTGATGCTGACCAGCTAGTGGCTGTTGGTAACCCTATAGCAATATGACATAATAATAGTCTCTTCACTTGATCCTCAGTTTTCTAACCCAGAATGGTTCTACCATCAAAGAATTGTCATTTGCATTATACTTTCATCAAGGAGTATATGGGAAGATGTTCTCAACCTGATTGGGTTGCAGTAGTTACAAAGGACACTTTTGTCTATTCTATGGGATAACTCGCTTGCTAGAGAAGCAAAACACTGGTCTTTAAGGGATGTCTTGTGGATAAGCTGGTTTGTCTTTGCACACGTAGCTGCTTGTGCTTAGCAGCAAACTGTCATCATGTAGGTTGGGTGTAGGAGGATGGAcatggggcgggggcagggagcTGTGCATTCCTGAGATGCTATAATCATTCGGTAGCTTTGTTACTGCCTCCACTAAGCCGAGGAGAACCTGCGCTTAGGGGAATGCCCATAATCACAGGGTGGTTCTCCCTTCTTGCTGCTTGGGTGTCAAAGACATC includes:
- the LOC110127765 gene encoding heparan sulfate glucosamine 3-O-sulfotransferase 3B1 — protein: MGQSLSGGRSCLDVPGRLLPQPPPPPPPVRRRLALLFAMLCVWLYLLVYSCAGSCAAAPGLLLLGSGSRAAHAPPVPGPDGPPQRLPFPAAPATQSAAGGEMAEGAASQEEQSPETPDSPSPISSFFSGSGSKQLPQAIIIGVKKGGTRALLEFLRVHPDVRAVGAEPHFFDRSYDKGLAWYRDLMPRTLDGQITMEKTPSYFVTREAPARISAMSKDTKLLVVVRDPVTRAVSDYTQTLSKRPDIPSFESLAFRNRSAGLVDRSWSAIQIGLYAEHLERWLRHFPARQMLFVSGERLVRDPAGELGRVQDFLGLKRIISDKHFYFNQTKGFPCLKKAEGSGRPHCLGKTKGRPHPEIDAQVLRQLRDFYRPFNRKFYQMTGHDFGWD